The following are encoded together in the Pleurocapsa sp. FMAR1 genome:
- a CDS encoding CPXCG motif-containing cysteine-rich protein, producing MQTTSEYICAFCGESNSTFIDLSAGMQQSYTEDCQVCCRPNVLYIYVDEDTLDVQINSDYEE from the coding sequence ATGCAAACTACTTCTGAATATATCTGCGCTTTTTGTGGCGAGTCTAATAGTACTTTCATCGATCTAAGTGCGGGAATGCAGCAATCTTATACCGAAGATTGCCAGGTGTGCTGTCGTCCCAACGTTTTATATATTTATGTTGATGAAGATACTCTAGATGTTCAAATTAACAGCGATTATGAAGAATAA
- the rsgA gene encoding small ribosomal subunit biogenesis GTPase RsgA: MVKDGDLNGAVELKLDRSSQYIDTERQIIGTVVAVQANFYHVKLENNDMARFLLCTRRTRLKKIGQKVMVGDRIIVEEPDWQDARGAISQVIPRTTELQRPPVANAHSILLVFAVEEPTLDPWQLSRFLVKAESTALNLCLCLNKCDLITQLQQQQWQERLEQWGYQANYISVQQQSGINELLEHLKGIITVVAGPSGVGKSSLIDALIPSVNLRIGEVSGKLQRGRHTTRHVELFELPGGGLLADSPGFNQPDLDCLPQDLAQYFPEARARLHTKSCQFSDCLHRDEPNCAVRGDWERYEYYLDFLDKAIARQDILDQQPDRESSLKLKVKRAGKSYYEPKLQTKKYRRTSRKKKHQNLQDVYDRQLQEEIEDEN; the protein is encoded by the coding sequence ATGGTGAAGGATGGAGATTTGAACGGCGCAGTTGAGCTTAAGCTCGATCGCTCAAGCCAGTATATAGATACCGAGCGTCAAATCATTGGCACTGTAGTTGCTGTTCAGGCTAACTTTTACCATGTCAAGCTAGAAAATAATGACATGGCTCGGTTTTTGCTGTGTACCCGTCGGACTCGGCTCAAAAAAATTGGGCAAAAAGTGATGGTTGGCGATCGCATTATCGTCGAGGAACCAGATTGGCAAGATGCTAGAGGAGCGATCTCTCAAGTTATTCCTCGCACCACCGAACTACAGCGTCCTCCTGTTGCCAATGCCCATAGCATTTTACTAGTATTTGCGGTTGAAGAACCTACTTTAGATCCCTGGCAGCTAAGTCGCTTTTTGGTTAAAGCGGAATCTACTGCTTTAAATTTATGCTTATGTCTCAATAAATGCGATTTGATTACCCAGTTGCAGCAGCAACAATGGCAGGAACGTCTTGAGCAATGGGGTTACCAAGCAAACTATATTAGCGTTCAGCAGCAGTCTGGCATCAATGAGTTATTAGAACATTTAAAGGGTATCATTACCGTGGTAGCAGGACCAAGTGGTGTCGGAAAATCAAGCTTAATTGATGCTTTAATCCCCTCTGTTAATCTCAGGATTGGCGAAGTCTCAGGCAAGCTACAGCGAGGTCGTCATACTACCCGCCATGTAGAGTTATTTGAGCTTCCTGGGGGTGGTTTGTTGGCAGATAGCCCAGGCTTCAACCAGCCAGATTTAGACTGCCTTCCCCAAGATTTAGCTCAATATTTCCCCGAAGCCAGAGCTAGACTACATACAAAAAGCTGTCAGTTTAGTGATTGTCTGCACCGAGATGAACCTAACTGTGCAGTTAGAGGAGATTGGGAACGTTATGAATATTATCTTGATTTTTTAGACAAGGCGATCGCTCGTCAAGATATCTTAGATCAACAGCCAGATCGAGAGTCTAGCCTAAAACTAAAGGTCAAAAGAGCAGGAAAAAGCTATTACGAACCAAAATTACAAACTAAGAAATACCGTCGTACCTCGCGCAAGAAGAAACATCAAAATCTACAGGATGTTTACGATCGACAGTTACAAGAAGAAATAGAAGATGAGAATTAA
- a CDS encoding sulfurtransferase TusA family protein, with translation MNPVDSSKGADNATSKEADAHLDLRGTPCPINFVRTKLRLEQMSPGSLLEVWLDSGEPIEQVPDSLKMEGYHLEAIDERQGFFSLLVRRPTKW, from the coding sequence ATGAACCCTGTTGACTCTTCAAAAGGTGCGGATAATGCTACCTCCAAAGAGGCTGATGCTCATCTAGATTTGCGCGGTACTCCCTGTCCGATTAATTTTGTGCGAACTAAGCTTCGTTTAGAACAAATGTCCCCTGGTTCTTTATTAGAAGTTTGGCTCGATTCTGGTGAGCCGATTGAACAAGTTCCAGACAGCCTAAAGATGGAAGGCTATCATTTAGAAGCTATTGATGAGCGTCAGGGCTTTTTTTCGTTACTAGTTCGTCGTCCGACAAAATGGTGA
- a CDS encoding pre-peptidase C-terminal domain-containing protein, protein MVKVFLGSIPFYIFGLIINLLALEIYPSAALTKPNKVIAQSTSAPKTQQAANPTLTALEPEILSEINRVRTNPQGYAQWLEQQRQYYDGIWLRLPGEKPIRTNRGLKALEEAIAVLKKQPPLPPLDISEQTKAKATTKLDNFATANNIQNISYGRVTPQGIVMSMVVDELFPDRRRRESLLSSNAEDTGVVCKPDPRYAKVCAIAYSNTASDPEVAEANLQTKPQPKKETIASQPKVARAKPETAVTPEVKTPPSPAESTETAVTPEAPTVTQAPASNEDTVAELPQPPQPPLVPEVTTPTPEAENNQDVEVAQAEKEPQAEAEDKEKPIEESASNQENAKIEAEDSQKVAANSDSDRTLNNIERGALEDGDRTIPEDGSFYDSYPLEGKRDDSLTIHLESDEFDPFVALIDDKGNIIEQNDDISEEDSNSEIKVSIPEDGAYNIIVNAYDEGGKGEYILTINP, encoded by the coding sequence ATGGTAAAAGTTTTTCTGGGCAGTATTCCGTTCTACATCTTTGGTCTGATTATTAATCTTCTAGCTTTAGAGATTTATCCCTCCGCTGCATTGACGAAGCCTAACAAAGTTATTGCTCAATCAACATCCGCGCCTAAAACCCAACAAGCAGCAAACCCAACGCTAACTGCTTTAGAGCCAGAGATATTATCAGAAATAAATCGGGTTAGAACCAATCCTCAAGGCTACGCTCAATGGCTAGAACAGCAGCGACAATATTATGATGGCATTTGGCTTAGGCTACCTGGAGAAAAGCCAATTAGAACTAATAGAGGATTAAAAGCTTTAGAAGAAGCGATCGCCGTTCTCAAAAAACAACCGCCCTTACCTCCTTTGGATATCTCTGAGCAAACTAAGGCTAAAGCAACAACTAAGCTTGATAATTTTGCTACGGCTAACAATATCCAAAATATCAGCTACGGTAGAGTTACCCCTCAAGGCATTGTCATGAGTATGGTGGTGGATGAGCTATTTCCCGATCGCCGTCGCCGTGAAAGTCTTTTAAGCTCAAATGCTGAAGATACAGGAGTAGTCTGTAAACCCGATCCTCGGTATGCTAAGGTGTGTGCGATCGCCTATTCTAATACAGCTTCTGATCCAGAAGTCGCCGAGGCTAACCTACAGACTAAACCCCAACCCAAAAAAGAGACTATTGCTAGTCAGCCAAAAGTTGCTAGAGCAAAACCAGAAACTGCTGTTACGCCAGAAGTAAAGACTCCCCCTAGCCCAGCAGAAAGCACGGAAACTGCTGTTACGCCAGAAGCACCTACTGTCACCCAAGCACCTGCTTCTAACGAAGATACAGTTGCTGAATTACCTCAGCCACCTCAACCTCCTCTTGTTCCTGAAGTAACGACCCCAACTCCAGAAGCGGAAAACAATCAAGATGTAGAAGTTGCTCAAGCTGAAAAAGAACCACAAGCTGAAGCAGAAGACAAAGAAAAACCAATTGAAGAATCTGCAAGCAATCAAGAAAATGCCAAAATAGAAGCCGAAGACTCACAGAAAGTTGCCGCTAATTCTGATAGCGATCGCACACTAAACAATATAGAACGGGGTGCATTAGAAGATGGCGATCGCACCATACCCGAAGACGGTAGTTTCTATGATTCTTATCCCCTTGAAGGCAAAAGGGACGATTCCCTTACTATTCATCTTGAAAGCGATGAATTCGATCCTTTTGTGGCTTTAATTGACGATAAAGGTAATATTATTGAGCAGAATGATGATATTAGCGAAGAAGATAGCAACTCTGAAATTAAGGTAAGCATTCCTGAAGATGGTGCTTATAATATTATTGTCAATGCCTATGACGAGGGTGGAAAAGGGGAGTATATACTTACTATCAATCCGTAG
- a CDS encoding B12-binding domain-containing radical SAM protein, with the protein MTVFQQERLLFTPATPETNAIPAIFAFPNEYTIGITSLGFQIVWATLAMRSDVDVSRLFTDLSETLPRNPELLGFSVSWELDYVNIFNLLESLDIPLESIDRQDEHPLVFGGGTVLTANPEPFADFFDVILLGDGENLLDSFIDAYQQVRNADRLTKLKHLAQVPGVYIPSLYEVTYHSPEGEISAIAPIDPDIPAAVEKQTYRGNTLSASTVVTEKAAWENIYMVEVVRSCPEMCRFCLASYLTLPFRTASLNDSLIPAIEKGLKVTKRLGLLGASVTQHPEFAAILDYLSQPQYEDVRLSIASVRTNTVTEKLAATLANRDTRSITIAVESGSEKVRQIVNKKLTNDEIIQAAINAKAGGLKALKLYGMVGIPGENMADVEATVSMMSAIKKAVPGLRLTLGCSTFVPKSHTPFQWFGVNPQAKKRLKYLEKNLRQQGIDFRPESYNWSVIQALISRGDRRLGKLLQLTREYGDSVGSYKRAFKQLRGQIPTLDYYVHDRWDSDKQILPWQHIQGALPQKTLVKHLDEAMAIASKSTLSEQFN; encoded by the coding sequence GTGACTGTATTTCAACAAGAACGTCTGTTATTTACTCCTGCAACTCCAGAAACCAACGCCATTCCCGCTATTTTTGCTTTTCCTAATGAATATACCATTGGTATTACTAGTTTGGGTTTTCAAATCGTTTGGGCGACTCTGGCAATGCGTTCTGATGTTGATGTCAGCCGCTTGTTTACCGACCTGAGTGAAACCCTACCCAGAAATCCTGAATTACTTGGTTTTTCAGTATCCTGGGAACTAGACTATGTTAATATTTTTAATCTATTAGAGTCTTTAGATATTCCCCTTGAGAGCATTGATAGACAAGACGAGCATCCTTTAGTATTCGGAGGGGGAACTGTTTTAACCGCTAATCCTGAACCCTTTGCCGATTTCTTTGATGTAATTTTGCTAGGAGATGGAGAGAATTTACTCGATAGCTTTATTGATGCTTATCAACAGGTAAGAAACGCAGACCGCTTGACTAAGCTTAAGCATTTAGCCCAAGTTCCTGGAGTTTATATTCCCAGCTTATATGAAGTAACTTATCATAGTCCTGAAGGCGAAATAAGCGCGATCGCACCTATCGATCCTGACATTCCCGCAGCAGTTGAAAAACAAACCTATCGTGGCAATACTCTCTCAGCTTCTACCGTAGTTACGGAAAAGGCAGCCTGGGAGAATATTTACATGGTGGAAGTTGTCCGCAGTTGTCCTGAAATGTGTCGCTTCTGTTTGGCTAGCTATTTAACTTTGCCATTTCGCACGGCATCTTTAAATGACTCTTTAATTCCTGCTATTGAAAAAGGTTTGAAAGTTACTAAGCGTTTGGGTTTACTAGGCGCATCTGTAACCCAGCATCCAGAATTTGCCGCCATCTTAGATTATTTGTCTCAGCCTCAATATGAAGATGTGCGTCTTAGTATTGCTTCAGTGCGTACCAACACCGTTACAGAAAAGCTGGCTGCTACCTTAGCAAACCGTGATACTCGTTCAATTACCATTGCTGTAGAAAGTGGTTCAGAAAAAGTTAGACAGATCGTCAATAAAAAACTTACTAATGACGAAATCATTCAAGCAGCTATTAACGCCAAAGCAGGAGGCTTAAAAGCCCTTAAGCTTTACGGAATGGTTGGTATTCCAGGAGAAAATATGGCTGATGTAGAAGCAACTGTGTCTATGATGTCGGCAATTAAAAAAGCTGTTCCTGGTTTACGCTTAACTTTAGGATGCAGCACCTTTGTACCAAAATCTCACACTCCCTTTCAATGGTTTGGAGTCAATCCCCAAGCCAAGAAAAGACTTAAATATCTAGAGAAAAATCTGCGCCAGCAGGGTATTGATTTTCGTCCTGAAAGCTATAATTGGTCAGTAATTCAGGCTTTAATTTCTCGTGGAGATCGCCGTTTAGGAAAGCTGCTGCAATTAACCAGAGAATATGGTGACTCCGTAGGCAGCTACAAACGAGCCTTTAAACAACTGCGAGGGCAAATACCTACCTTGGATTACTATGTTCACGATCGTTGGGATTCAGATAAGCAAATTCTTCCCTGGCAGCATATCCAAGGCGCATTACCTCAGAAAACACTAGTTAAACATTTGGATGAGGCAATGGCGATCGCGAGTAAATCTACTTTATCAGAACAATTTAACTAA
- a CDS encoding DUF72 domain-containing protein encodes MKANFYLGCAVWSYKDWVGNLYPPKSQPRDFLKLYSQRFTTVEGNTTFYAIPSEATVKNWVAQTPVGFRLCPKVNRNITHQGLLSPSISDALSFLERISGLNDRLGTTFIQLPPSYSPENFADLSEFLTACSQSNLPLALEVRHLDWFKQQYRDRLNYLLADLNIAITLLDTRPIYNCPDDPQIHSPRKKPDVPLQQVVTGNTAFVRFISHPDLQYNQAYLKQWAYDLNNWLCQGKTVYFFVHCPQEVRSPDTAKYFYSLLKAQNYDIPALPWNKLDPHPTQLSLF; translated from the coding sequence TTGAAGGCAAACTTTTATCTTGGCTGTGCAGTTTGGTCATATAAGGATTGGGTAGGCAACCTGTATCCTCCCAAAAGCCAACCGCGAGATTTTTTAAAGCTATATAGCCAGCGTTTTACTACGGTAGAAGGAAATACGACTTTTTATGCTATTCCTTCAGAAGCAACAGTAAAAAATTGGGTGGCGCAAACTCCCGTTGGCTTTAGGCTATGTCCCAAGGTAAATCGAAATATTACCCATCAAGGTTTGTTATCTCCCTCAATTTCTGATGCCTTGAGTTTTTTAGAGCGAATTTCAGGCTTGAATGATCGTCTAGGAACAACATTTATCCAGTTACCACCTAGCTATAGTCCAGAGAATTTTGCTGATTTAAGCGAGTTTTTGACTGCCTGTAGCCAGTCCAATTTACCTTTGGCTTTGGAAGTACGACACTTAGATTGGTTTAAACAACAGTATCGCGATCGCCTTAATTATTTGCTAGCAGACTTAAACATAGCTATAACTCTACTTGACACTCGCCCCATTTACAATTGTCCAGACGATCCCCAAATTCATTCCCCCAGAAAAAAACCTGATGTTCCTCTTCAGCAGGTAGTTACTGGAAACACTGCTTTTGTACGTTTTATTAGCCATCCCGATTTGCAATACAATCAGGCTTATCTAAAACAGTGGGCGTATGATTTAAATAACTGGTTATGTCAAGGGAAAACAGTATACTTTTTCGTTCATTGTCCCCAAGAAGTGCGATCGCCTGATACTGCTAAGTATTTTTACTCTTTATTAAAGGCTCAGAACTATGATATTCCTGCTTTACCATGGAATAAGCTCGATCCCCACCCCACGCAATTAAGTTTGTTTTGA
- a CDS encoding DUF6679 family protein produces the protein MEKKLKELIGQADIWLFIKSSNGWVKNVEILDVESHTVSFRYQHESSAEVKIWEKTTRLDNILEIDIRVTAIPRCELKLKDMRHKLSRLLEQE, from the coding sequence ATGGAAAAAAAGCTAAAGGAACTTATTGGTCAAGCGGATATTTGGCTTTTTATTAAAAGTAGTAATGGCTGGGTTAAGAACGTAGAGATTCTAGATGTAGAATCACATACAGTATCTTTCCGATATCAGCACGAATCTTCAGCAGAGGTAAAAATTTGGGAAAAAACAACTAGATTGGATAATATTTTAGAAATTGATATTCGTGTCACGGCTATTCCTAGATGTGAACTAAAGCTAAAGGATATGCGCCATAAACTTAGTCGACTATTAGAACAAGAATAA
- a CDS encoding iron-containing redox enzyme family protein — protein MANNHNTDAADRARGSQDRSDLANAEWVQIAPDKVVVATAERAWLYKPRSADDRFAQSMKGAGSFATTRKLLDTAIAVAKYAVKSELRPPALTTVRWIWRLAGAYHLTSSVPDLMRDAAKNFAANRHFALEEWALEKAEEETGHDRLALLDIQSLGYDAEAVVKTLVPPAAVALMDYFTRSAKDSNPIDCVGYTYTMERLSLGIEEDYIQKVEALFPTQTNATRCLRVHSSVGADAGHAVENVSLVAGLTASERTRVARACYETALMSFSPPPGGYISDVELQQTLELLKLN, from the coding sequence ATGGCTAATAATCATAACACAGATGCTGCCGATCGAGCAAGAGGTAGCCAGGATCGATCAGATCTTGCCAATGCAGAATGGGTGCAAATTGCCCCAGATAAAGTAGTAGTAGCTACTGCTGAACGTGCTTGGTTATATAAACCTCGTTCTGCTGACGATCGCTTTGCTCAATCAATGAAAGGTGCTGGTAGTTTTGCTACCACTCGGAAGTTATTAGATACGGCGATCGCTGTTGCTAAGTATGCAGTCAAATCTGAACTTAGACCACCTGCGTTAACTACTGTTCGCTGGATTTGGCGATTGGCTGGTGCTTATCACCTGACTTCTTCTGTCCCAGATCTAATGAGAGATGCTGCTAAAAACTTTGCTGCTAATAGGCATTTTGCATTAGAAGAGTGGGCTTTAGAAAAAGCTGAAGAGGAAACAGGTCACGATCGCCTAGCTTTGCTCGATATTCAGTCCTTGGGTTACGATGCTGAGGCTGTGGTTAAGACTCTTGTTCCCCCTGCTGCTGTTGCTTTGATGGATTATTTTACTCGTAGTGCCAAAGATAGCAATCCAATCGATTGTGTGGGCTACACCTACACAATGGAACGTTTATCTTTGGGCATTGAAGAGGATTATATCCAAAAGGTTGAAGCTTTGTTTCCAACTCAGACCAATGCTACTCGCTGTCTGCGCGTACATAGTTCTGTTGGTGCTGATGCTGGACACGCAGTAGAAAATGTCTCACTAGTAGCAGGGCTTACTGCCTCTGAAAGAACTCGTGTGGCAAGAGCTTGTTATGAAACTGCACTTATGTCTTTTAGTCCACCACCTGGAGGCTATATTTCTGATGTTGAGCTTCAGCAAACCCTAGAATTATTAAAGCTTAATTAA
- a CDS encoding MFS transporter, whose translation MGPAITANILVFFLLYFFTNVAGLPAGLAGSILAIGKVGDAINDPIAGILSDRTRTRWGRRIPWMLFGAIPFGIFFFLQWIVPTFSEDPNVNNWGLFVYYVVVATLFNIAYTAVNLPYTALTPELTQDYDERTNLNSFRFAFSIGGSILSLILATVIFKVYSNDPKQQYLILGGVSSLISIVALFWCTFRIQERGAAPLLQQQGKKILGFILTAVGALGIAYGVSQIANSTTGISVLGIASILFGLQFIGFGITLILAKTESHLNSREAVEARNLANSVPSVPIREQLKVAFANKAFLYVIGIYLCSWLGVQLTASILIYYVVSWMGMDEAAFPAFAIAVQGTALVMLFFWKFVSEKLGKKAVYYLGMVVWIVAQAGLFLIQPGQTGELYILAIMAGFGVSVAYLIPWSMIPDVVDLDELNTGQRREGVFYSFMVLLQKLGLALALFLVGQALEFSGFVARIPGEAIPVQPDSALLAIRIAIAPLPTVFLIIGLVLTYFYPITKEVHADIRMQLKAKKNS comes from the coding sequence ATGGGACCAGCCATCACGGCTAATATTTTAGTATTTTTTCTGTTATATTTTTTTACTAATGTGGCGGGATTACCTGCGGGTTTAGCAGGAAGCATTTTAGCCATCGGTAAGGTTGGAGATGCGATTAATGATCCCATTGCTGGAATTTTGAGCGATCGCACTCGTACCAGATGGGGAAGGCGTATACCCTGGATGCTATTTGGGGCAATTCCCTTTGGAATTTTCTTTTTTCTTCAATGGATTGTACCTACATTTAGCGAAGATCCTAACGTCAATAATTGGGGACTGTTTGTCTATTATGTAGTCGTAGCAACGCTGTTTAATATAGCTTATACGGCAGTTAATTTACCCTATACGGCACTAACTCCCGAACTAACTCAAGACTATGATGAACGAACCAATTTAAATAGTTTCCGCTTTGCTTTTTCCATTGGTGGGAGTATTTTATCTTTAATTTTAGCGACGGTTATTTTTAAAGTTTATTCTAACGATCCCAAGCAACAATATCTAATTTTGGGAGGAGTTTCTAGTTTAATCTCGATAGTTGCCTTATTTTGGTGTACCTTTCGGATTCAAGAACGAGGCGCAGCACCGCTTTTGCAACAGCAAGGAAAAAAAATACTCGGCTTTATTTTAACTGCGGTTGGGGCATTAGGAATAGCTTATGGTGTCAGCCAAATAGCTAATAGTACGACAGGAATTAGCGTTCTAGGCATTGCCAGTATTTTATTTGGTTTACAGTTTATTGGTTTTGGCATAACCCTAATTTTAGCTAAGACTGAATCTCATTTAAATAGTCGTGAAGCAGTTGAAGCAAGAAACTTGGCTAATAGTGTTCCCAGTGTTCCGATTCGAGAACAATTAAAGGTGGCATTTGCCAATAAAGCATTTTTATATGTAATTGGCATCTACTTATGTTCTTGGTTGGGAGTGCAGCTAACGGCTTCAATTCTGATTTACTATGTTGTCAGTTGGATGGGAATGGATGAGGCTGCTTTTCCTGCATTTGCGATCGCCGTACAGGGAACAGCCTTAGTCATGTTGTTTTTCTGGAAGTTTGTGAGCGAAAAACTAGGTAAAAAAGCTGTTTATTATCTAGGGATGGTTGTTTGGATTGTTGCTCAAGCAGGCTTATTCTTGATTCAGCCTGGTCAAACTGGAGAGCTTTATATATTAGCTATCATGGCTGGTTTTGGTGTCTCTGTGGCTTATCTTATTCCTTGGTCAATGATTCCCGATGTGGTGGATTTAGATGAACTAAATACGGGACAAAGAAGGGAAGGAGTTTTTTACAGTTTCATGGTACTGCTGCAAAAGCTTGGTTTAGCCTTAGCATTATTTTTAGTCGGACAAGCTTTAGAATTCTCTGGTTTTGTTGCCCGAATACCAGGAGAAGCTATTCCTGTGCAGCCAGATAGTGCTTTGTTGGCTATTCGGATTGCGATCGCGCCTTTGCCTACAGTGTTTCTAATTATTGGTTTAGTTTTGACCTATTTCTATCCGATTACCAAAGAAGTTCACGCCGATATTCGGATGCAGTTAAAAGCCAAAAAAAATAGTTAA
- a CDS encoding DUF2267 domain-containing protein produces MSANGLAVFDRTTEKTHQFINDVAQQIDIEDKHLVFIGIKAVLHGLRDRIPLEEAAQLAAQLPVLLAGFYYQGWKPAATPTKERSVDAFVDKVKGNLPKGDYPVEIEALIRGVFAVLSEWVTQGEIQDVANMLPKDVQEFWPEAIVAQLNQ; encoded by the coding sequence ATGTCTGCCAATGGATTAGCGGTATTTGACCGCACCACAGAAAAAACACATCAATTTATTAACGATGTTGCTCAACAAATTGATATAGAAGATAAACACCTTGTGTTTATTGGTATTAAAGCAGTTTTACATGGTTTACGCGATCGCATTCCTCTTGAAGAAGCTGCTCAACTAGCCGCACAGCTTCCTGTACTGTTGGCAGGTTTTTATTATCAGGGTTGGAAACCAGCAGCCACACCTACTAAAGAGAGATCTGTAGATGCTTTTGTAGATAAAGTTAAAGGTAATTTACCTAAGGGAGATTATCCTGTAGAAATAGAAGCTTTAATTCGAGGGGTTTTTGCCGTGCTATCTGAGTGGGTAACTCAAGGAGAAATCCAAGACGTAGCTAATATGTTGCCTAAAGATGTGCAAGAATTTTGGCCAGAAGCTATTGTTGCTCAATTAAATCAATAA
- a CDS encoding metal-sensitive transcriptional regulator has protein sequence MIKRAYHSPSSPTANSKSEIHPHVHSDESLKKIINRLSRIEGHVRGIKTMVREHRPCPEVLDQIAAVKGAISSVAKIVLEEHLDECLTNAVDKGNLEVEIRELKNSLNRFLS, from the coding sequence ATGATTAAAAGAGCGTATCATTCCCCATCTTCACCAACAGCTAATAGTAAGTCAGAAATTCATCCCCATGTTCACAGTGATGAATCTTTAAAGAAAATTATTAATCGTTTATCTCGTATCGAAGGTCATGTTCGGGGAATTAAAACGATGGTTCGGGAACATCGTCCTTGTCCAGAAGTCCTAGATCAAATAGCAGCGGTAAAAGGAGCAATATCTAGTGTGGCTAAGATTGTTTTAGAAGAGCATTTAGATGAGTGCTTGACCAACGCTGTTGACAAAGGAAACTTAGAGGTGGAAATTAGAGAATTGAAAAACTCCCTCAATCGATTTTTATCATAG
- a CDS encoding phosphoribosyltransferase, protein MTDLHITWSEYHHKIETLAVKIHQSDWQFNQIVCLAKGGLRVGDILCRLYDQPLAILSTASYGGENNQQRGQIKFSEHLATIQPLDNRILLVDDLVDSGVSLAESLNWLQTNYGANIAEIRTAVIWYKSTSIKIPDYYVDYLPDNPWIHQPFEKYEQTNIISLAAQFNKVKIK, encoded by the coding sequence ATGACAGATTTACACATTACATGGTCAGAATATCATCATAAAATCGAAACTCTAGCTGTCAAGATCCATCAGTCAGATTGGCAGTTTAATCAAATTGTGTGTTTGGCAAAAGGTGGTTTAAGAGTGGGAGATATTCTTTGTCGGCTATATGACCAACCATTAGCTATTCTCTCTACTGCTTCTTATGGGGGAGAAAATAATCAACAGCGTGGTCAAATTAAGTTTTCTGAACATCTGGCGACGATTCAACCTTTAGATAATCGCATTTTACTGGTAGATGATTTGGTTGACTCTGGGGTCAGTTTAGCCGAATCTTTAAACTGGCTTCAGACAAATTACGGTGCCAACATAGCAGAAATTCGCACTGCTGTAATTTGGTACAAAAGTACGTCGATAAAAATACCCGATTATTATGTTGACTATCTTCCTGATAATCCTTGGATTCATCAACCTTTTGAAAAGTACGAACAAACCAACATTATTAGTCTTGCTGCTCAGTTCAATAAAGTTAAGATAAAGTAA